A portion of the Calliphora vicina chromosome 5, idCalVici1.1, whole genome shotgun sequence genome contains these proteins:
- the sPLA2 gene encoding phospholipase A2, translated as MKRLFKTKNLLAELLIFLILLTSQVTAFEESIFDDEDIYKQALPPAPPTTGITAPGTKWCGPGNTSSSYNDLGTQRETDMCCRDHDHCDDILESRSTFRGLNNSDWFPILKCSCEQKFINCLQAVNNMISNTLGHVYYSARSLCIAEGHPIVSCKQYQEGTFRKRCIRYNVNKKKPKIWQFYEMPFYTESTKK; from the exons atgaaacgcttgtttaaaacaaagaatttacTGGCTGAACTATTGATTTTCCTCATACTACTTACGTCTCAAGTAACGGCCTTTGAAGAATCCATATTCGACGATGAAGATATTTATAAACAGGCATTGCCACCCGCCCCACCAACTACGGGCATAACAGCACCCGGTACAAAATGGTGTGGTCCTGGTAATACCTCCTCAAGCTATAATGATTTGGGTACACAACGTGAAACGGACATGTGTTGTCGTGATCATGATCATTGTGATGATATATTAGAGTCTAGATCTACATTCCGTGGTCTTAATAATAGTGATTGGTTTCCCAT tttaaaatgcaGTTGTgagcaaaaatttattaattgtttgcAGGCTGTCAACAATATGATTTCCAATACTCTAGGTCATGTTTATTATAGTGCTAGAAGTCTATGTATTGCCGAGGGGCATCCCATAGTCAGTTGTAAACAGTATCAGGAGGGCACTTTTCGCAAGAGATGTATACGTTATAATGTGAATAagaaaaaacccaaaatatgGCAGTTTTATGAAATGCCCTTCTATACGGAAAGCActaagaaataa
- the Fa2h gene encoding uncharacterized protein Fa2h → MAPNSELSTIDETPVQQMADSTDTQQFIVKYRKNYYDISEFLHKHPGGLNTLKGLQNADMTGRFMKAPPHSDAAMYLMQEYKIVTKSKNKLNGHVRTELKENIEIIEEYEHDDNNNSSSDKNSSGLIDESMEHLVDWSQAMLPQIPRITQYYDEWVHKPVDRPLRLFAPWYLEMCTKTPWWVVPTFWLPVISKLIYDEFINELQMQNTLKLTLLSLYFLTGILFWTFLEYTLHRYVFHMEVKPNTHPWLCTLHFMIHGLHHKVPFDPMRLVFPPLPGVIIASILYSPISLCLPRPRVILAGALFGYLCYDMIHYYLHYGNPSVKHLYHMKRYHYQHHFAHQDMGYGISSPLWDFVFNTSIHLRKLRYHLKWK, encoded by the exons ATGGCGCCAAATTCTGAATTATCCACAATAGATGAAACACCCGTGCAACAAATGGCAGACTCAACAGATACACAACAGTTTATTGTGAAATATCGTAAAAATTATTATGACATATCGGAATTTCTGCACAAACATCCGGGTGGTCTTAATACCCTTAAGGGTCTACAGAATGCGGATATGACGGGACGTTTTATGAAAGCCCCACCCCATTCAGATGCAGCCATGTACTTAATGCAGGaatataaaattgtaacaaagtccaaaaataaattgaatggcCATGTAAGAACCGAATTAaaggaaaatattgaaataattgaGGAGTATGAACATGATGACAATAATAACAGTAGCAGTGATAAAAACAGTAGCGGCCTTATTGATGAAAGTATGGAG CACTTAGTTGATTGGTCCCAAGCCATGTTACCACAGATTCCCAGAATCACACAATATTATGATGAATGGGTACATAAACCGGTGGATAGGCCTCTAAGGCTTTTCGCTCCCTGGTATTTGGAAATGTGTACTAAAACTCCCTGGTGGGTGGTGCCGACTTTTTGGCTACCtgtcatttcaaaattaatatacGATGAATTCATTAACGAACTGCAGATGCAAAATACTTTAAAG CTAACCCTCTTGTCACTATACTTCTTAACCGGCATACTATTTTGGACATTTCTCGAGTACACTCTGCACCGTTATGTCTTTCACATGGAAGTCAAACCAAATACCCATCCTTGGTTGTGTACCCTACATTTCATGATCCATGGATTACATCACAAAGTACCTTTCGATCCTATGCGTTTGGTATTTCCTCCGCTGCCGGGTGTCATAATTGCCTCTATATTATATTCACCTATATCGCTGTGTTTACCACGGCCCAGAGTGATATTGGCGGGCGCCTTGTTTGGTTATTTATGTTATGACATGATTCACTATTATCTACACTATGGTAATCCGAGTGTTAAACATCTATATCATATGAAACGTTATCATTATCAGCATCATTTTGCCCATCAAGATATGGGCTATGGCATTTCGAGTCCGTTGTGggattttgttttcaatacgAGCATACATTTAAGAAAGTTAAGATATCATTTGAAGTGGAAATAA
- the LOC135961969 gene encoding uncharacterized protein LOC135961969 produces MTTKTQTSTLSLKTLRGVFEQPKMNHRRDFLRENKLNLRELQKNTTHKLTQQKQEHEKKQYKHLQKFHRTQEQTAPARRSASQSRNAEYNGSRQSRITAGADEGVGGCGGGAAAAVRGKPNYLGLRRAYSQQRQSVDNLQMGSSCCCNHQAPQTQHRETQYGERIPRSASAVSFLSKAESCDKEIQTEDIHDEDFLYEALKKCSTSEVHQLHKQKSIDQLHDRDNNLHHSHSNYSLQQNEPDLKSIHSRDRAPYVYHDHYEDNKSQHDQMQQFTSRSQNSRMLNGHNHKYEQEQENVMENGEAEDLQEHFHNLKINGHLRGEPEPQSSARSRQTMCSTSTKRSLGCREDVRLPRYLEKEKREKEVERVRELSKDPNCPLGHYALTEEERLNALNKAKQKMASLINELNHMPMTTETLRLRQRKVDIEKELTQIELDIRLYSKHKVYIAETPIQY; encoded by the exons ATGACCACCAAAACACAAACCTCAACCTTGTCATTGAAAACCTTAAGAGGAGTATTCGAACAGCCCA AAATGAATCATAGACGTGACTTCTTGcgggaaaataaattaaatttacggGAATTGCAAAAGAATACTACCCACAAATTAACACAACAAAAACAGGAACACGAGAAGAAGcaatacaaacatttacaaaaattccATAGAACACAGGAGCAAACGGCTCCGGCCCGACGATCAGCTTCTCAAAGTAGAAATGCGGAATATAATGGTAGCAGACAATCGAGAATAACAGCAGGAGCAGATGAAGGAGTTGGTGGTTGTGGTGGTGGTGCCGCAGCGGCAGTAAGAGGGAAACCAAATTATTTGGGTTTAAGAAGAGCTTATAGTCAACAACGCCAAAGTgtagataacttacaaatggGCTCTTCGTGTTGTTGCAATCATCAAGCCCCACAAACTCAACATAGAGAAACTCAATATGGGGAACGCATACCGCGTAGTGCTAGTGCAGTATCGTTTCTATCCAAAGCTGAATCTTGTGATAAGGAAATACAAACGGAAGATATACACGATGAAGATTTCTTATATGAAGCTTTAAAGAA atgCAGCACTTCTGAAGTTCACCAActacacaaacaaaaatcgatCGATCAATTACATGACAGGGATAACAATCTGCATCATTCCCATTCTAATTATAGTTTACAACAAAACGAACCCGATTTAAAGTCTATACATTCAAGAGATCGCGCACCTTACGTTTATCACGATCATTATGAGGACAATAAATCTCAGCATGATCAAATGCAGCAATTCACATCAAGATCCCAAAATTCCCGAATGTTAAATGGacacaatcataaatatgaacAAGAGCAAGAGAATGTAATGGAAAATGGCGAAGCTGAAGATTTACAGGAACATTtccacaatttaaaaattaatggtCACTTAAGAGGTGAACCTGAACCGCAATCAAGTGCCAGAAGTCGTCAGACAATGTGTTCCACCAGCACCAAAAGAAGTCTAGGAT GTCGTGAAGATGTGCGTTTGCCACGCTATTTGGAAAAGGAAAAACGTGAGAAGGAGGTAGAACGTGTGCGCGAATTGAGTAAAGATCCCAATTGTCCTTTGGGTCACTATGCTTTAACTGAAGAAGAACGTTTAAATGCTCTCAATAAAGCTAAGCAAA AAATGGCTTCTCTTATCAATGAACTAAATCACATGCCCATGACCACAGAAACTCTACGACTGCGTCAGCGTAAAGTCGATATCGAAAAGGAATTAACACAAATCGAATTAGACATACGTTTATATTCCAAACACAAGGTTTATATAGCGGAAACACCCATACAGTATTAG